One Paraburkholderia kururiensis DNA window includes the following coding sequences:
- a CDS encoding tail fiber domain-containing protein, producing MQSPLTNRRNKMPSGGGSTTTVQKSDPWSGQQPYLNNVFSGAQSVYNGFASNPASSVAGFTPMQTQAMGVEQGIANGTNFGNADGVNNAAGNYTTNLLNGSYLNANPANGTLSSIANGSQLNPNSNPYMQGMANAANTNIINAYQTATAPQTTSEFEGAGRYGSGAMTSAQNIARQGLATQLANAQNNLYGSMYQQNQANRLSAAQMLGNNYNTASQQMLQGSFNAPNMVNSINGAVSNLYNMGGNEQALNQSQISAPWQQLNNLSNLIQGQYGGQTSTTQPYYTNQIAGGVGGALGGALTGAALGSVVPGLGTTTGAIGGGLVGGLGGLFSDRRLKLDIKVTGVRLPNGLPVYRYRYLWDGPGVRRFGVMADDVRHVRPDAVRTDPAGFDMVDYHAIGAAHVG from the coding sequence TTGCAAAGTCCACTAACTAACCGGAGAAACAAAATGCCCAGTGGTGGCGGCAGCACGACGACCGTTCAGAAATCGGATCCTTGGTCGGGTCAGCAACCGTATCTAAACAACGTGTTTTCCGGTGCACAGAGCGTCTACAACGGATTCGCGAGCAACCCAGCGTCGTCCGTTGCAGGGTTCACGCCGATGCAGACGCAGGCCATGGGGGTGGAGCAGGGCATTGCCAACGGAACGAACTTCGGCAATGCGGACGGGGTCAACAACGCCGCAGGAAACTACACCACGAACCTGCTCAATGGCAGCTACCTCAACGCGAATCCGGCGAATGGCACGCTCTCGTCCATCGCAAACGGTTCGCAGCTGAACCCAAACAGCAACCCCTACATGCAGGGGATGGCGAATGCGGCCAACACGAACATCATCAACGCGTACCAGACCGCGACGGCGCCGCAGACGACGAGCGAATTCGAGGGCGCGGGCCGCTATGGTTCGGGCGCGATGACGAGCGCGCAGAACATCGCGCGGCAGGGTCTTGCGACGCAGCTCGCGAACGCGCAGAACAACCTGTACGGCTCGATGTACCAGCAAAACCAGGCTAATCGGCTCAGCGCGGCGCAGATGCTCGGCAACAACTACAACACTGCGTCGCAGCAGATGCTGCAGGGCTCGTTCAACGCGCCGAACATGGTCAACTCGATCAATGGTGCCGTTTCGAATCTCTACAACATGGGCGGCAACGAGCAGGCGCTAAACCAGTCGCAGATCAGTGCACCGTGGCAGCAGCTCAATAATCTCTCGAACCTGATCCAAGGGCAGTATGGCGGCCAGACGAGTACAACGCAGCCCTACTACACGAACCAAATCGCGGGCGGCGTGGGTGGCGCTCTTGGTGGTGCGCTTACCGGGGCGGCACTGGGGAGTGTAGTTCCGGGCCTTGGGACGACAACTGGCGCAATCGGAGGTGGCCTGGTCGGCGGGCTCGGCGGCCTCTTCTCGGACCGTCGCCTGAAGCTCGACATCAAGGTGACGGGCGTGCGTCTGCCGAACGGTCTTCCGGTGTACCGCTACCGCTATCTCTGGGACGGCCCCGGCGTGCGCCGCTTTGGCGTGATGGCGGACGACGTGCGCCACGTGCGTCCGGATGCCGTCCGGACCGACCCGGCCGGCTTCGACATGGTGGACTACCACGCTATCGGAGCCGCGCATGTTGGGTGA
- a CDS encoding tyrosine-type recombinase/integrase, translated as MMPRLFLVGRVWHYRFQADGRRWQRSTGETVRRRAEIVAAQAAEDARRAALGLEPIPTLRELVRQWIAVHELVVSASHLKGMYEFGRLHLYDLGELKIDVISTSRVEAARAQHLRGHSPTTANHWLRLLRLLFRWAVRRRLIAEVSWTVKPIKTQKRPRAILPAAHALEWLAAVDQQGRPSASCGIRLMLGLGLREAEVRTARWEWIDWERQTYTPGRTKGREAAPVPLPDWLAAYLQSKRAENPPANSTYH; from the coding sequence ATGATGCCGCGCCTCTTTCTGGTTGGCCGAGTGTGGCATTACCGGTTTCAGGCTGATGGTCGGCGGTGGCAGCGTTCGACCGGCGAAACGGTGCGCCGTCGCGCTGAGATCGTGGCGGCCCAGGCGGCAGAAGACGCCCGGCGCGCCGCGCTCGGCCTTGAGCCTATCCCAACGCTCCGCGAGCTGGTTCGCCAGTGGATCGCCGTACACGAGCTCGTCGTCAGCGCATCGCACCTCAAGGGCATGTACGAATTCGGTCGCCTGCATCTATACGACCTGGGCGAACTGAAAATTGACGTGATCTCGACGTCTCGCGTCGAGGCGGCGCGCGCGCAGCATCTGCGCGGGCATTCACCGACGACGGCAAACCACTGGCTCCGACTGCTGCGGCTACTTTTCCGCTGGGCCGTGCGTCGTCGCCTCATCGCTGAGGTGAGCTGGACGGTGAAGCCGATCAAGACGCAGAAGCGTCCACGCGCGATCCTGCCAGCAGCTCATGCCCTCGAATGGCTTGCCGCCGTCGATCAACAGGGGCGTCCGTCGGCGTCCTGCGGCATTCGGCTGATGCTGGGCCTTGGCCTTCGCGAGGCTGAGGTGAGAACGGCGCGATGGGAATGGATCGACTGGGAGCGCCAAACGTACACGCCGGGTCGCACCAAGGGTCGTGAGGCGGCCCCGGTGCCACTGCCAGACTGGTTGGCGGCTTACCTCCAGTCGAAGCGTGCGGAAAACCCTCCCGCAAACTCGACCTATCACTAA